The DNA region AAGAAGTTATATGATGCTGGATATACATTATTTATAGTTACTAATCAAGGTGGTATTGAATTAGGGTATTTAACAGAAGAAGATTTAGATAAGATACATAAAAAGCTCATAAAAGAGCTTAAGCCATATTGTGAAATTAAAGATATTAAGTTTTGCCCTGACTTTTATAGAAAATCAGAATGCAGAAAGCCTAAACCTGGCATGATTTTAGATCTTGCTGAAAAATATAATATAGATTTAAGTCAAAGTTGGATGATAGGGGATATGGATACAGATATTATTGCAGGTTTGAAAGCTGGTTGTAAAACTGCAAAAATAGGGAAGGCGTATGAAAAAGCACATATAAACGGAAAAGACCTAGATGATGTAGCAGAAAAAATATTGTCTCAAGAATAAAAGGCAGCTTTTGGCTGCCTTTTATAGTGATTTGCTCAATTTAATAAACTTTTCAATATCTTTTTCTATTAGCTTTAAAGAGCTTCTCCAAAAATCTACTGACCTTATATCTATACCCATTAATTTTGCCACATCTACAGCGTTATTTTTTCCTGTAGCTGCAAGTAAGTTATCATATTCTTCAACAAATGCTTCTCCTTTCTTTAAATACTCTGCATATAATCCAGTTGCAAATAATAATCCGAAAGCATATGGGAAGTTATAAAAGTTATAAGCAGCTTCATAGTAATGTGGTTTACAAACCCACATATATGGATGCAAGAAACTTCTATCTAAACCATCACCATAAGCTTCTTTTTGAGCATTTAACATAAGTTCTTTTAGCTCTCTTACAGATAAGGCATGATCTTTTCTTTTTTCAAACAAGTTGGATTCAAATAAGAAACGGCTGTAAATATCTACGATAACTTGCCCTGCGTCAGAGATAGATTGTTCTAATATCCAAAATGCTTCTTCTTTAGTGGCTTCTTTTAGTGCAGCATTTTTAACTATAGTTTCACAGAAGATAGAAGCTGTTTCAGCTAATGGCATAGGGTAGTCGCTATTTAATATACTTTCATCCTTTAAACAATCTCCATGGTAGCCGTGACCTAATTCATGAGCAAGTGTTATAACATCGCTGAAACTGCCAGTAAAATTAGATAAAATTCTACTTTGTTTTATAGGATGAAGGTTTGAACAGAACGCTCCACCTCTTTTACCTTCTCTTGGCTCTGCATCTATCCATCTATTTTTGAATGCAGTATCAGCAAATACTGCTAATTTTTCACTGAAGCTTTTAAAATTCTTAACTATATAGTCTTTAGCTTCATCATATGTAAAATTCATATCAATTTCTCC from Caloranaerobacter ferrireducens includes:
- a CDS encoding D-glycero-alpha-D-manno-heptose-1,7-bisphosphate 7-phosphatase, whose amino-acid sequence is MKAIFLDRDGVINDNSKHVNKPEDLIIYESAKRGLKKLYDAGYTLFIVTNQGGIELGYLTEEDLDKIHKKLIKELKPYCEIKDIKFCPDFYRKSECRKPKPGMILDLAEKYNIDLSQSWMIGDMDTDIIAGLKAGCKTAKIGKAYEKAHINGKDLDDVAEKILSQE